Genomic segment of Pongo pygmaeus isolate AG05252 chromosome 1, NHGRI_mPonPyg2-v2.0_pri, whole genome shotgun sequence:
TCCTCAGTATCTCAGTCTTCACATGGCCACCCTCTTATCAGAACATGAGTCATATTGAATTAGAGAGACCCACTCTGCTCCAATATGACCTCACCTTAACTAATTATACCCTTTATGTATTTCTAAACAAGCTCACCTGCTGACTATCTTTTGGGGAAGAAACATAATTCAATGCATAACACTGGGCTATAGAAAAAAGAGCATATGTCTTAGATTTGTATAATTGAAAATCTTTTCAGTGAATCCACTTATAGTAAGAAAACTTACTATAAAGTATAGATCAAATACTTTAAACTGTAAAGTAATAGGTAAACATACACATTTTCTTAACTCTGGTAGGAAAAATGCCTACAATCATGTGAATAAAGGcacaaatttattttccatttctagtATTGTGTTGGTCACATGCTGACTGAACCTGAATTTCTCTATCAATTTACCTGTAACAGACTTCTGATGTTTTAGGAactgtttgttttggagacataTGCTTTTTGGAAAAACTCCATTGATCATGTAGTAGATATTGTTATTGTAACTtttcaatggagaaaaagaatgcttagaagaaaacttaggacaAGCTCCATAATTTTATAAGTGAGACATTGCTGAAAGAACATATTTCTTTATGATTCCATAATTCTTAAACTTTGAGTTTTATAATTCTGGCCATCCTGTATTGATCACCAAACTACAGAATTTACCATAATCACATGCTTTATAAGGCACTGAGTAAATGTTTACCAAATTAATGAACTGTTTTTGTGGTGCTAGGTAACAGGCATATTCATCATGGCATGGGAGAATCAGACCTTCAACTCTGACTTACTCCTCCTGGGAATCTTCAATCACAGCCCCACTCAcaccttcctcttctttctggtCCTGGCCATCTTTTCAGTGGCCTTCATGGGAAACTCCATCATGGTTCTCCTCATCTACCTGAATACCCAgctccacacccccatgtacttccTCCTCAGCCAACTGTCCCTCATGGACCTCATGCTCATCTGCACCACTGTACCCAAGATGGCCTTCAACTACCTGTCTGGCAGCAAGTACATTTCTATGGCTGGCTGTGCCACACAAATTTTCTTCTATGTATCATTGCTTGGCTCCGAATGTTTTCTGTTGGCTGTTATGGCTTATGACCGCTACACTGCCATTTGCCACCCTCTAAGATACACCAATCTCATGAGACCCCAAATCTGTGGACTTATGAGTGCCTTCTCCTGGATCCTGGGCTCTACAGATGGAATCATTGATGCTGTAATGACATTTTCCTTCTCCGACTGTGGGTCTTGGGAAATAGCTCACTTCTTCTGTGACTTCCCTTCCGTACTAATCCTCTCAtgctctcctggataatatcctgcagagtgttttccaacttgtttccattctccctgtcactttcaggtacaccagtcagacgtagatttggtcttttcacatagtcccacatttcttggaggctttgatcatttctttttattcttttttctctgaacttccccaatctagcaaggcaggccaacattcagattcaggaaatacagagaatgccacaaagatactcctcgagaagagcaactccaagacacataattgtcagattcaccaaagttgaaatgaaggaaaaaatgttaagggcagccagagagaaaggtcgggttaccatcaaagggaagcccatcagactaacagcggatctctcggcagaaaccctacaagccagaagagagtgggggccaatattcaacattcttaaagaaaagaattttcaacccagaatttcatatcctgccaaactaagcttcataagtgaaggagaaataaaatactttacagacaagcaaatgctgagagattttgtcaccaccagccctgccctaaaagagctcctgaaggaagtgctaaacatggaaaggcacaaccggtaccagccactgcaaaatcataccgaaacgtaaagaccatcgagactaggaagagactgcatcaactaacgagcaaaataaccagctaacatcataatgacaggatcagattcacacataacaatattaactttaaatgtcaatggactaaatgctccaattaaaagacacagactggcaaattggataaagactcaagacccatcagtgtgctgtattcaggaaacccatctcacgtgcagagacacacataggctcaaaataaaaggatggaggaagatctaccaagcaaatggaaaacaaaaaaaggcaggggttgcaatcttagtctctggtaaaacagactttaaaccaacaaagatcaaaagagacaaagaaggccattacataatggtaaagggattaattcaacaagaaaagctaactatcctaaatatatatgcacccaatacaggagcacccagattcataaagcaagtcctgagtgacctacaaagagacttagactcccacacaataataatgggagactttaacaccccactgtcaacattagacagatcaacgagacagaaagtcaacaaggatacccaggaattgaactcagctctgcaccaagtggacctaatagacatctacagaactctccaccccaaatcaacagaatatacatttttttcagcaccacaccacacctattccaaaattgaccatatacttggaagtaaagctctcctcaataaatgtaaaacaacagaaattataacaaactatctctcagatcacagtgcaatcaagctagaactcaggattaagaatctcactcaaaaccgctcatctacatggaaactgaacaacctgctcctgaatgactactgggtacataacgaaatgaaggcagaaataaagatgttctttgaaaccaatgagaaccaagacacaacataccagaatctctgcgatgcattcaaagcagtgtgtagagggaaatttatagcactaaatgcccacaagagaaagcaggaaagatccaaaattgacaccctaacatcacaattaaaagaactagaaaagcaagagcaaacacattcaaaagctagcggaaggcaagaaataacttaaatcagagcagaactgaaggaaatagagacacaaaaaacccttcaaaaaataaatgaatccaggagctggttttttgaaagcatcaacaaaattgatagaccactagcaagattaataaagaaaaaaagagagaagaatcaaatagatgcaataaaaaatgataaaggggatatcaccaccaatcccacagaaatacaaactaccatcagagaatactacaaacacctctacgcaaataaaatagaaaatctagaagaaatggataaattcctcaacacatacaccctcccaagactaaaccaggaagaagttgaatctctgaatagaccaataacaggagctgaaattgtgg
This window contains:
- the LOC129033123 gene encoding olfactory receptor 2M7-like isoform X2, producing the protein MAWENQTFNSDLLLLGIFNHSPTHTFLFFLVLAIFSVAFMGNSIMVLLIYLNTQLHTPMYFLLSQLSLMDLMLICTTVPKMAFNYLSGSKYISMAGCATQIFFYVSLLGSECFLLAVMAYDRYTAICHPLRYTNLMRPQICGLMSAFSWILGSTDGIIDAVMTFSFSDCGSWEIAHFFCDFPSVLILSCSDTSIFEGIIFICCTVMIVFPVAIIITSYAQVILAVIHMGSGEGHCKTFTTCSSHLMVVGMYYGAGLFMYPQPTSYHSPMQDKIMSVFYTILTPMLNPLIYSLHNKEVTRALMKILGKGKSGD
- the LOC129033123 gene encoding olfactory receptor 2M7-like isoform X1 — translated: MAWENQTFNSDLLLLGIFNHSPTHTFLFFLVLAIFSVAFMGNSIMVLLIYLNTQLHTPMYFLLSQLSLMDLMLICTTVPKMAFNYLSGSKYISMAGCATQIFFYVSLLGSECFLLAVMAYDRYTAICHPLRYTNLMRPQICGLMSAFSWILGSTDGIIDAVMTFSFSDCGSWEIAHFFCDFPSTKKILSCNDTSIFEGIIFICCTVMIVFPVAIIITSYAQVILAVIHMGSGEGHCKTFTTCSSHLMVVGMYYGAGLFMYPQPTSYHSPMQDKIMSVFYTILTPMLNPLIYSLHNKEVTRALMKILGKGKSGD